The window TGATACAGAGCCAGCTTTGCCACCCTCGAGacttcagcatcagcaaaCCGCTGCACGACCTGAACCTGAATCTCAAATGGAAGCTCCAAAGTACAACAATACCACGGCACCCTTGTTCTCTAATTCAAGTGGTCCAAAGACTGCTCAACATAATACTCGGGAAGAACATATGTACAGGGAGCCATCAGCGCCACCAAAGACTGAACAGCTCTCACCTACTTACACTAATAGTATTGTTCCAAACGAACAAAACAATCGTGTTATCGAAGTTAAAGCAAACGAAGTGCAACCAGCTCCTGCCAAGCCGGTTCCTGTGGTAGAAGATAAATGGGCAAAGAAGCCGGTGGTAGATTATTCAGGTGGGGATtggggagatgatgatgattgggaCTATTGATATTTGAATATTATAAACACGATTTCACATTTCTTACAACGGTCATATAGCGAATCACATTGTTTAGTGTCTAGTTTGAATGGGGGAATTGGGAAGTTAATTGGGAATACCTATCTTTGATAGAAAACTTACCTGACGATCAAACAACAATGAGACTTTGGGCCTGCCAGTCTATTCTCTGACACGTTCTCACAAACCTCGATCGATACCTTTCAGTGGTCTCCCCTACCTATCTGACCCTCATTCAACTTCGTTATCAATAACTGGTACTTTGGATATCATCGATCATATCGTCAATTCGTGCAGTCATGACGGAAAGATCGACCTTCATGAGATTGAGCAACAATTCAAGAttcccttcctcttcgacatTAAAAATCTGCCCATGGTTTTGGACATCCACCCGCTTGTTAAACCAGTCGTTGATGTCATTCATGTTTCCTTGTGCGCGCATTGCATCATCTGTGAGCTTCTGGAGCTGCTCGCCGATGCTGGCGCCGTGCAAGTCTTCCTGCTCGTCTTCCTGCTCTTCGGACCCGGCTTCACTGGCTGGGGGGGGATACCTTCTGATTAATTCATCTTGGATAGCAGCGGCTTCCGAGAGGGAGATAATCCGCGGCTCGTCTCGAGTCTGGGCGGTACAAGCTCTCTTGGCTTGAGGAGGTTCAGTATCATCTTCAAGTGAACGTCTTCGCTTACCACCGACGTGGTCAGGGGTCTGGGTTTTGGAATTATAGGATCCCATTCTTGCGGTGTGGAGTTTTGGTGAGTTGAGTTTTTGCGTAGAAATGTTAAGTTGGCAGTTTGTTGTTAAAGTTGTGATTATGGAAgaaattgttgaaaggtTGCGTTGGTGACACAGAGGGTCTATATAGCAGGTATGAACAATAAATATAAACAAGAGTGTTCATCAGATTTTACTAGTGTACAGTTAAATAACAAACGTAACAATGGATATTGTTTTAATAACATGGGCTTGATGTctaaaataaaataaaaagttGTTCAGATGTTCGCTGGTTctctttgttggtggttACCCTGAGCCAACTTCAAAGACCTTGTAATTTCCCTTGGTTGGTCACCAAGTTTCCAATGGGGCAAACTCAACTGTTCAAAGTACTTATCACTTGTTGAAATAATAAGGACAAGTCTGCTTAAAGTTGTGTGAGAGTCGAGTTGTCGTTTCAGAGAAGGTTGAGGCTCGTAAGAGGGAATATGAACTTCGATACAGGCTCGAATAGCAATGTGTAAACAGTTGTGTAATACTCACCTTGACAAATAGTACAAAAGCCAATAAGTTATCGTGTGATAAAATGGAGCTCGTCAGCTCTTGGACCGTTGACTTACATACATGAAAGCAACTTTGAGTGGCTCGAGTGGATGGATCATAGACCAGAATGCAGGCGTGAATCTGGGCAACTATATAAGATCAAATAGGAGCAAGGATCTTCAACAATCGCATCCGGTGTGGTGTATCGGTTAGCATACCGCGTTTTCATCTCGAGAAATCCGCGGCGAGCGGGGTTCGATTCCCCGCACCGGAGATACCATTAGATAGTTCTTCTAGAACTATatatttttgttttgtctttttgatatcatgaggaagaagtgggttgttgatggttctAACGTTCAACTCCTACTGTGGTAGTCCAAGAGGATGTCGTCATTGGAGATATTGAGTGTTGGACATCTGTTGAGAGCGGCCAGAGAGTCGCTCTGTTACCAGGCATAAGCTTGGATATATGTCTTGTCCCTTGCGCTTTTAAACGCACAGCTATCGAACTTACACATTACAATACCAAAGTTAGACAtaattatttttataccAAGTTTCAAAAACTAATACGATTACCATCTGTCCCAAAAAGTCAGAACACACTCGGCATATAATCATGGGGCAGTCCGGAATCCCAGGGTCCCCACCACCCGTCCCTCCCATCTTCCCTCCACCTTGTCCGAAacgccaacaccaacactgAGCTTCGAGCTTAAACATCACATCAATACTTCTCAACACTACCTACAACATCGAAGCTTATATATACCTTATAGCAAGCACGGCATCTTCTCACTCCATCTCTTTATTTAATTATGGCGCAGTCCACCGCCCACCGCCGCCTTCTCCAAGAGTACCGCGCGCTCACCAACAATCCACCAGAGGGCATCACCGCCGGCCCCATCTCAGAAGACGATCTCCTCCACTGGGAATGCCTTATCCAAGGTCCTGAGGGTACTCCCTTCGAGGGCGGTGTCTTCCCCGCTGAGCTCAAGTTCCCCAAGGACTATCCTCTTGCTCCGCCATCTATGCGCTTCCTCGCCGATGTGTGGCACCCAAATGGTCCGTCAACCTCACTACTCGTCTCGCGCAGCGCTTACTGACTTCTCGATAGTTTACCCCAGTGGTCTAGTCTGCATCTCTATCCTACATCCTCCCGGTGACGACCCCAACCACTACGAGCACGCTTCGGAACGATGGTCACCTATTCAAtctgttgagaagatcctcaTCTCTGTCATGAGCATGCTTGCTGAGCCCAACGACGAATCCCCGGCAAACGTCGAAGCAGCAAAGATGTGGCGAGAGCGACGCACCGAATACGAGAACAAGGTCCGTGAGGGTGTCAGGAGAATGCTGGGTCTATAAGGTACCCGTCGTTACAGCGCAAGAATATACAACTCAGAGTGGCAGGGGAGTATCGGCGCACATCATTTTGGCATGGTTATGGCATAGCATGGTGTTCGGCAGCGGTATGGCCGCCTAAATAAAAACTGTTCATATACTCATCCCTTAGAGAAACGCTTCTATCTTAAAACGCTTTATAAACTCCATCTCATGCATAATCACTCATAGCCCGTTATCcgccttgaacttgtcccAGCTCTCATTGAGAGTGCTAAACACCAACCCCGCAATTAACCTCACCTCAGTACTTGCGTCTTGAGGAAGCTATGAATCATTAGCATAGATCACTGCAGAGTGATATAAGATTTTGCTTACCTTATCAGGATGGGTCTTTGCAATCGCCTTCATGTAAGaaatcttgaccttgttgttCATGACCAGCTCGTGCAAGCCAACCTTCTTCCACCCACTGTTCTCCCACAACACATTATCAAGACTGGCGATGAGAGCACGTATGTTGTCTCGCTTTCCATCGCGCCAGGCAGCTACCTTGGCGTCAACCTTCTCTGAGAGAACAAActtctcgtcatcctccttggcTGCAGCCTCGTTTGCCTCACGAAGACGAGTAACAGCTTCAGAGCTCTTTTGAGATGCAAGACTAGCTGTAGCCGTAGGTCTTGGTCGAGGCTTGGCAGCTGCTGGCTTGGGTgtgggcttgggcttgggcgcCAAAGTGTTTTGACATCGCTGTCGACCCTTGATAGCGTTCGATCCACCAACGCCACCCTGGACACACAGTTGCCAAACCGCGCTCGCGTCGGCCCATTTCTCCATCTGCTCGAGAGCCTCAGCCTTCCTACTCAGGGCCTTGCCATAGAGGTCTTTCAAGTCTCGGTTCTCATCAACGCCACTCTCGTTCTTGACAGCCACCACTTCTCCTTGACCATTGCCAGGTCCAATGAGCTTGAGCGCCGTatcagcatcctcgacagcctgTTTTGGTTCTCCGGTCTTCAAAGCAGTCAAGGCCCGATTACACAGGAGGAGAATGGCAAGAGGATGTGTTGGTGGAACAGCCGATAGCGAAGATGAATACGATGAGTGAGCAGAAGCATAATCACCCCGCTTGAAGTGAGCTGTGCCTTGGAGCCGGTGTTGCGTTGACGTTTGTAAGGCAACAGGGCTGATAGAAGGTATCTCTCGAGCTGGTCGTGGCGTAGGTCTTGAGACAGGAGGCGAAGGTCGCTTGGCCTGTGTTGTTGGTCGAGGTGATGGCTGGGCTGATCTTGTAGGTAGAGATTGAGATGGTTTGAATTCTTGTGAGTTAAAGAGCAGATCAGGCTCCGGTTCAGCTggctttggtgttggtgctggtgaaAGGGCTTGTGAGGGCGTCTTGTTTCGTCTGTTGGGACTTCTATAGGTCGAGAGgctatcatcatcagcggCTAGGCGGTTGAGACGCGATTTCGAGTCGAATGCCGATGTAGGAGGTGGTGCTTGCTGTTGCCATCGTGGAGCAGGGCTCGAGCGGCTACCAACAGAATGGGCAGGCGACTGTCCCCTTGACTGCTGAGGAGTCTCCCTCTGCTCGGTAGGTCGACTGTTGGTCCGGCGAGGTTGAGGGCGACCGCCAGCTTCAAGCATCATGGCTTCGTCTGTAGCATCCGCTCGGGCCTTTCCTTGCGCCTTGgaagattgctgctgttgcgcTTCTCGCATCCACTTAGGTTGGCTTGGGTCGCCGCCTTCTTGCTGTAAatcagcaacagcctgttgcatcttcttctgtccAGTCTTCCAAAGTGAGTTGGCTGTCTTGAACAAACTGTTGCCCACAGCAGCCGCTGTCTTGGCCAAGTCCTGGTCTCCAGCCGCTGGTGACCTGCTGTCGCTTCTAGGGGGCCGACTTCCTGGGGGTCGGCTTCCTGGCCTGCTAGAACTGGCCGAGGAGGTCTTTCCTTGGGCCTGATCCTTTGATTTTCGGTGCGCTTCGTCCAAAAGCCAGTTGACTGCCGCTTGCGCATTGTAACCATCACCACTTTCAACCAGGGCACGTCGGGCATCATCAGCAGAGAATCCATAGTCCACAAGCTGGGCCACCGCCTTGTCAAAAGGATCCTTGTTGACTCTGGGTTTTCGCTCAACAAACTGCTCTCGTACTGGCGGAGCCTCATCatctgatgatgagcttgaatcttcatcctcaatgGGCTTTCCTGGTTCAGCGCGGGGTCGGTTGGCTTCCTGCTTGCGTCGCACTTCATCGACAGGGCGGCCAAGATCACCCAAgaagtcgtcgtcatcggccTGCTGAGTATGAGCCacaggagcagcagcgggCTTCAACTCGCTCAAGCCAAATGGATCGTcgtcttcaactccaaatcCACCTCCATTTGAGCCACCCCCACTAGTCTTCCACGCGTTCGGATCGCTCAAGTTGATCGGCGGCGCAGACGGGGCTGCGTTCGCGGGGGTCGATCGATGCGATTCGGGAGGTGGGTAGTGGCTCGCATTGTCAACCTTGGTGTCCTTGTTGAAGGCAGCAAagaggtcgtcgtcgtcgttggacGTTTGTGTGTTGGACACAGGTGGTGGTTGCAGTGCAGGGCTATGACTGGCCGATGCGCCTCTACTTCCAAGCGCGTCCCAAAATTGACCATTGCCAAACTGTGCCTCCTGTtgtttcctcctctcctcctccttctgacGCTTCTCAGCTTCGAGTTGCGCCTGTCGCTCAGCCAAAGTGAGGTTCTGCTTCACCTTTGCAGGTCCAAAATTCATCAAATTGCTAAAACTATCCTGCGATGGCTTCGCTTGTGCCGGTGCTGTCTTGGAAGCCAAGGAACCGGAACCCTGTGTGGACAGAGGCGTGTTACGTCCAGAAGCCAAAggagatggtgttggtcGCATTGACGCAAAAGTTGGATTCATTACTGGCGGCTTCGGTTGGCCGCCGGTTGGCTTTGCAGACCAATCGAGGCTTGAGAGGTCATCCATCGTGAAGAGAGCTGGTATGTTATTGTAGATAGTCAATCATAATAGGATAAGGTGAGTAGGGTCTGCCTGTTATCGCAACTGTGAGCTACTACCCCATCAGGGGCCGCATTCGGGTGTGGGGTTGTGGCTGTGTAATGCTAACTTTGGTCTGCACAGTTCTGTGGCTTCTCCATCACATGATTGCAGCATATGTACGACTTGGAATATTGGGAGAGTAAATGCTGATATCTGCAAAGGTACGTCTGAATATTGAAGTCATAGAGAAGTTGGAAGCAATTAAATTCCTTCGACTTGAACTTTCAGTATCGGCATTCAATAGAAGGGAAGGAATGAGACGAGATATGGTGGAAAGAGGACGGCATGTTTTACACATCAGCCATGTctatcatcaaagacacTGACGCTTGCTTAAGATCCACAAGTTCGAATTGATGTTATTGTCGCCTCTGGACATTTTCAAATGCGAGAGAAAACGACTCGTTTAACGTGATATGAGTTGACTTGCTAATTTCGTCTTGTTCTGCCAAGTTTTCTGGACCTAAAATTTGTTCACCAGCGGAAGTACTTCCGATTGCTTCATGCGTGATAGCAACATCCATAGAACATGAGGAAGATAAATATGCTCACTGATACTTATTTCGCTTCTGATTCTTCGTCGTGATAAGTCAGGTTCTTGGATCGCGTTCAACCAGACATGGTATTGATGACTTACACTCTGCTCATGAGTTTACCCTATACTTGACATGAAACCACGCACGGATTTCTTCACgatcaagacagaaacaaacaacgTAGGCTTCCGTGTTTGTATCCATAACTACTTGGTAAAGCACAGTCTTTGTTCTGGTTTAAGTGTTGCTGGATCAAAGCGCATTCATCCTGATTACTCCACCACAATATCAGATGAGCGAACGTGCATCTGGCGAATGACTTATACACAGATCGGTCATTATCCCATTTTAGTGCAACATATATTATTGTTTGTAAAAAGACCTGTCATTAATCCAACAACTTTGTTCCAACTGCATCGGCTTCCGATTGTGTGTCACAATGTTTCGTGATGAAACAGATCGCGTGCTCTTCTGACATATAAACGCTGCGCCTATACTCTGCAGGGCACTAATGATCCGATTTTTAAATTGGAAGGTCGCGGATATTATAGCAGCAAATAATATATGAGCAAACAATAAGGACCGAGAATAGTATAGATTCTTCAGTCTTGTCGCAAATGTGCGGTATGTGGTGGTATTAAGAGAAACGTGGCCATTGTTGCAACTATACCATACCACCTGTACGGCGtctcagccttgacctgAGAAGAAGGTGTAGAGAATTCAATACAACTTTATCAACGTCATCGTCTCGTTAGACCGATATTGGTTGCGTCAATTACTAGCAATTAATTCATGGCAAGGGAGATTAAACAGAGTTGGATCTGCACTGGAGCGTTGAAAAGCGCTTGGGTGGACGAACCCTCAGGGTTTCAACGGCAACGGCCGAAATCTCTCATCTTGTGTGCGGATGTAAAGAGATGCGACGAAAAAGCCCTGAGCATTGCATTGGAACAAGAGAAACTGTGTTTGGTTCTTAACTGTTTGATATACATGGGCTGAGctcccttttctttctacGTGCCTATTCTGGTTAACTCCAGAGTGAGGTCATTGCCTCTCGGCCACTAAAAGCATCAACGCCACTGAATTGTGATAGGGGGGGCTCAGGTGACAGTGAGGGACGGGCGCCTTCTGATTGGATTGGACAGCAAGTGAAACCCGTTTCAGGCATCCCGGTCTGCCTTTAGCAACCCCCTGGATTATATTGGATCTTATCAGTAATCGGTTTATGCATGGCAAATAAACGTCTGGGGATAATCAAGTTAAAACCTTTCCGGAAACACTTTAACGAAACCgaaagatgaggatgtgCAGTCGGTTCCTGACGATCTTGCCGACCGCTAGAGAAGAACAGTCAGGAGGTTTCATTCAATACCACTTTGAAAAAGCGCCCCTTTGTCTCTCCCTTTGTGTTGTGTCCAAGGAGGCGGCTTGGCTTAGACCCTTGCTTAACACAAGACAGATCAAATACGGCCAGCCACTCAAGCATGGGAGTTTAAAAGGCAGGTCAAAGAAAATGCGTCATTGCCCAGC is drawn from Fusarium graminearum PH-1 chromosome 3, whole genome shotgun sequence and contains these coding sequences:
- a CDS encoding ubiquitin-conjugating enzyme E2-18 kDa — translated: MAQSTAHRRLLQEYRALTNNPPEGITAGPISEDDLLHWECLIQGPEGTPFEGGVFPAELKFPKDYPLAPPSMRFLADVWHPNVYPSGLVCISILHPPGDDPNHYEHASERWSPIQSVEKILISVMSMLAEPNDESPANVEAAKMWRERRTEYENKVREGVRRMLGL